Proteins encoded within one genomic window of Rhinoderma darwinii isolate aRhiDar2 chromosome 5, aRhiDar2.hap1, whole genome shotgun sequence:
- the LOC142653096 gene encoding lutzicidin-like — protein MDFSLMCLLLCGHLLTISAAPFRSSTEDISEIINFNNTFLAKRFLFKLLKFEHEDVPYVPETSTGRKVLKFSIKETTCLTSDTDDLENCEFKPDGVEMVCEADIITHQQERKITGYCMTKTNTQKGDHIMRRDVVDKTRERFEFSVDP, from the exons ATGGACTTTTCCTTGATGTGTCTCCTCCTCTGTGGCCACTTACTCACCATATCTGCGGCTCCTTTTCGCTCTTCCACAGAAGATATTTCAGAAATAATTAAttttaataatacatttttggCTAAGCGTTTCCTATTTAAGCTCTTGAAGTTTGAACATGAAGACGTCCCCTACGTCCCG GAAACCTCCACTGGTAGAAAAGTCCTGAAATTCTCCATAAAGGAGACGACTTGTTTGACCTCTGACACCGATGATCTCGAAAACTGTGAATTTAAACCTGATGGG GTGGAGATGGTGTGCGAGGCCGATATTATTACTCATCAACAGGAGAGAAAAATCACAGGATATTGTATGACAAAAACCAATACACAGAAAGGAGAC CATATTATGAGGAGGGACGTAGTGGACAAGACACGAGAGAGATTTGAATTTTCTGTGGACCCCTGA